In Crinalium epipsammum PCC 9333, the genomic window GCAGAAGTCCGAGGCGTTGCAGGTACGTGGAAAGACTTAACTGATAGTGTAAACTTCATGGCGGGTTCACTAACGGCGCAAGTAAGAAACATTGCAGAAGTGACGACGGCGGTTGCTAATGGTGATTTATCTAAGAAAATTACTGTAGATGTAAAAGGAGAAATTTTAGAACTGAAAAACACTATTAATATAATGGTGGATCAGCTTAATTCCTTTGCATCGGAAGTAACCAGGGTAGCGCGTGAAGTAGGTAGTGAAGGGAAGTTAGGAGTACAAGCAGAAGTTAGAGGCGTTGCGGGTACGTGGAAAGACTTAACTGATAGTGTTAATTCAATGGCGGGGAATTTAACGGCGCAAGTAAGAAATATTGCCGAAGTGACGACGGCGGTTGCTAATGGTGATTTATCTAAGAAAATTACTGTAGATGTTAAAGGCGAAATTTTAGAACTCAAGAACACTATTAATATAATGGTGGATCAGCTTAGTTCTTTTGCATCGGAAGTAACACGGGTTGCGCGTGAAGTAGGTAGTGAAGGGAAGTTAGGCGTACAAGCAGAAGTAAAAGGTGTTGCGGGTACTTGGAAAGACTTAACCGATAGTGTTAACTTCATGGCGGGTTCGCTGACAGCGCAAGTAAGAAATATTGCGGAAGTAACGACGGCGGTTGCTAATGGTGATTTATCTAAGAAAATTACTGTAGATGTTAGAGGCGAAATTTTAGAATTAAAAAACACCGTTAATACAATGGTGGATCAACTTAACTCTTTTGCATCAGAAGTAACCAGGGTTGCGAGGGAAGTAGGTACTGAAGGTAAGTTAGGCGTACAAGCAGAAGTAAAAGGTGTTGCAGGTACGTGGAAAGACTTAACCGATAGTGTTAATTTTATGGCGGGTTCGTTGACGGCGCAAGTAAGAAATATTGCGGAAGTAACGACGGCGGTTGCTAATGGTGATTTATCTAAGAAAATTACTGTTGATGTTAAAGGGGAAATTTTAGAGTTAAAGAACACTATTAATACAATGGTGGATCAACTTAGTTCCTTTGCATCGGAAGTAACAAGGGTTGCAAGGGAAGTAGGTACTGAAGGAAAGTTAGGTGTGCAAGCGGATGTACCAGGGGTTGCGGGTACATGGAAAGACTTAACCGACAGTGTAAACTCGATGGCGGGTAATTTGACGGGACAGGTACGAAATATTGCAGAGGTTGCAACTGCGATCGCAAATGGTGATTTATCTAAGAAAATTACAGTACAGGTAAAAGGGGAAATCTTAGAACTGAAGAACACTATTAATACAATGGTGGATCAACTCAGTTCATTTGCATCAGAAGTAACACGGGTTGCAAGAGAAGTAGGAAGTGAAGGGAAGTTAGGCGTACAAGCAGATGTGCGCGGTGTGGCGGGAACATGGAAAGACTTAACCGATAGTGTAAACTTTATGGCTGGTTCTCTGACTGCACAAGTAAGAAATATTGCAGCAGTGACAACGGCGGTAGCAAATGGCGACTTATCTAAGAAAATTACTGTAGATGTTAAAGGGGAAATTTTAGAGTTAAAGAATACCGTTAATACAATGGTGGATCAACTTAACTCCTTTGCATCGGAAGTAACCAGGGTTGCAAGGGAAGTAGGTACGGAAGGTAAGTTAGGCGTACAAGCAGAAGTAAAAGGCGTTGCAGGAACTTGGAAAGATTTAACCGACAGTGTAAACTTCATGGCGGGTTCTCTGACAGCGCAAGTACGGAATATTGCAGAAGTAACAACTGCGGTTGCTAATGGCGACTTATCTAAGAAAATTACTGTAGATGTTAAAGGAGAAATCTTAGAACTAAAGAACACCATTAATACAATGGTAGATCAACTTAACTCATTTGCATCAGAAGTAACAAGAGTTGCGAGGGAAGTAGGTACTGAAGGTAAGTTAGGTGTGCAAGCGTATGTCCGAGGCGTTGCAGGAACTTGGAAAGATTTGACGGATAATGTTAACTCGATGGCGGGTAACTTAACTGCACAAGTACGGAATATTGCGGAAGTAACGAAGGCGGTTGCGAATGGTGATTTATCTAAGAAGATTACTGTAGACGTTAAAGGGGAAATCTTAGATCTGAAAAATACCATTAATACAATGGTGGATCAACTTAGTTCCTTTGCATCGGAAGTAACACGGGTTGCAAGGGAAGTAGGTACTGAAGGTAAACTAGGTGGTCAAGCACAAGTAACTGGGGTTGCGGGTACTTGGAAAGATTTAACCGATAATGTTAACTCGATGGCGGGTAACTTGACTGCACAAGTACGAGGAATTGCGCGGGTTGTAACCGCCGTTGCTAATGGTGACTTGAAGCGGAAGTTAATGCTAGATGCTAAGGGAGAAATTGAAACCTTGGCAGATACAATCAATGAGATGATTGATACGCTGGCAACATTTGCAGATCAGGTAACTACAGTTGCGCGAGAAGTAGGAATTGAAGGTAAACTGGGAGGTCAGGCGAAAGTACCAGGCGCGTCGGGAACTTGGAGAGATTTAACAGATAACGTTAACGAACTTGCAGCTAATCTTACTACACAGGTACGTGCGATCGCAGAAGTAGCAATTGCAGTAACAAAAGGTGACTTAACTCGTTCTATTTCCGTTGAAGCACAAGGCGAAGTTGCCATCCTGAAAGATAATATTAACCAAATGATCGCCAATCTGCGCGAAACAACGCAGAAAAATACCGAACAAGACTGGTTAAAAACTAACTTGGCGAAGTTTACCAGAATGCTACAAGGACAAAGAGATTTAGAAACTGTTTCTAAATTAATCTTGTCAGAATTAGCGCCATTAGTTAATGCCCAACACGGTGTATTCTTCTTAATGGATAATAGCGATCGCCAAACTTATCTCAAGCTACTCAGTACTTATGCTTACCGCGAACGCAAGCATTTAGGAAACCGTTTCCGAGTAGGTGAAGGAATAGTCGGACAATGCGCCCTGGAAAAAGAAAGAATCTTACTTACAGAAGTTCCAGGCGACTATATTAAAATTAGTTCAGGTTTAGGAGAATCTACACCTTTAAATGTGGTAGTTTTACCTGTACTCTTTGAAGGCATGGTGACAGCAGTAATTGAGTTAGCTTCCTTCCGTCGCTTTAGTGAGATTCACTTAACTTTCTTAGATCAACTTACAGAAAGTATTGCGATCGTACTTAATACTATTGCTGCTAGTATGCGGACTGAGGAATTACTCAAACAATCCCAATCTCTAGCCGAAGAATTACAAGCACAACAGAAAGAACTCACGGAAACTAACAAACGATTAGAACAACAAGCTAAATCTTTGAAAGCTTCGGAAGAATTACTTAAAAATCAGCAAGAACAACTACAACAAAGTAACGAAGAACTGGAAGAAAGATCGCGGTTATTATCTTTACAGAATAGAGAAGTTGAACGTAAAAACCGCGAAATTGAACACGCGAGACAAGATTTAGAAGCACAAGCAAAACAACTTGCTCTTAGTTCTAAATATAAATCAGAGTTCCTTGCTAATATGTCCCACGAGTTGCGGACACCACTTAATAGTATGTTGATTCTGGCAAGATTGCTATCTGATAATCCTGATAAAAGCTTAACGCCAAAACAAGTAGAGTATGCCCAGACAATTCATTCTGCTGGTGCGGATTTACTAGGATTAATTAATGATATTTTAGACTTGGCAAAAATAGAGTCTGGCACAATGTCTGTTCAAATTGAACAGATGTTATTTAGTGATTTACATATTTATATCGAGCGCACCTTTACCCAAATATCCCAAGATAAAGGGGTGTCTTTTATAATGCAATTTGACCCATTACTACCTCGTGGGATTTATACCGACTCGAAACGCTTGCAACAAGTTTTAAAGAATTTGCTGTCTAATGCTTTCAAATTTACAGAACGGGGTCAAGTAACATTAAAAGTATTTTCAGCTACTTATGGATGGAGTAGTGACAAAGACACTTTAAATCATGCTGAAACTGTGATTGCATTTGGCGTAACGGATACAGGAATAGGTATTCCTGCTGACAAGCAAAAGATTATTTTTGAGGCATTTCAACAAGCAGATGGAACCACTAGCCGTAAATATGGCGGAACAGGTTTAGGTTTATCTATTAGTAGAGAAATTGCTCAACTTTTAGGCGGAGAAATTTGCCTGATTAGTACTCCAGGTCAAGGCAGTACATTTACATTGTTCTTACCACAAACTTATCAAGGAGGAACAGAACAGTTAAATAAATCAGTGGTTGAACATCCAGGGGTAACAGTGACATTACCTGATGAAAGTGTTAAACCTATTGAACCTGTAACTTCTGTGACTTCTACTCCACCTGCGGTAGTTACTTCCTTAGCGGGTTCGACGATATCGGCATTGAGTGACGATCGCGGTAATATTGAAGCAGGCGATCGCTTAATTCTAATTATTGAAGATGACATCAATTTTGCCCGCATTTTATTAAATATGTCACGGGAACAAGGATTTAAGGCTTTGGTAGCACTCAATCCCATTTCCGGTTTAACAATGGCGCGAGAATTCAAACCTAATGCGATTATGCTGGATATCCGCTTACCCGAAATGGATGGTTGGACAGTGCTGGATCGCTTGAAACATGACCCAGAAACCCGCCACATCCCTGTCCATGTCGTCTCGGTGGAAGAAGAACAAGTACGCGCACGGCGACTAGGTGCGATCGCTTATTTACAAAAACCTGTATCTAGTGATGCGATTAAAAATGCTTTTGCACAAATTAACGAATTTGTCAAACGGCAAGTAAAACAATTACTGGTTGTGGAAGATAACGAAAATCAGCGCCACAGCATAGTAGAACTAATTGGCAATACTGATGTCGTCACCACAGCCGTTGCCACAGGTGCTGCTGCCCTAGAAGCCCTGAAAACAGACAAATATGATTGTTTAGTCTTAGATTTAGGCTTACCTGACATGACAGGGTTGGAATTGCTACGGCAAATTAAGCAAGAAAGCCATCTGCAAAACCTACCAGTGATCATCTATACCGGACAAGAGTTAACAAGGGCAGAAGAAATCGAACTGAAGCGGATGGCAGAGACAATTATTATTAAGGATGTGCGATCGCCAGAACGCTTACTCGACGAAACCGCCTTATTTTTGCATCGAGTCCAAGGCAACTTGCCAGAGGCAAAACGGCAGATGCTAGAACAACTGCATCAAACCAATCACATCCTCATTGGTAAAAAAGTTCTCATCGTTGATGACGATATCCGCAATATCTTCGCCCTTACCAGTATGCTAGAACGCTATCAGATGAACATTCTTTATGCAGAAAACGGTAAAGACGGTATTGCGGTATTACAAAATACACCCGATATTGATATTGTTTTAATGGATGTGATGATGCCAGAAATGGATGGTTACGAAACAATGCGTGCTATCCGCCAGAACGAACAACTTCGTAGCTTACCCATCATTGCACTTACAGCCAAAGCAATGAAAGGCGATCGCGAGAAGTGTATCGAAGCAGGTGCATCCGACTACATCACCAAACCCGTAGATACCGAACAACTAATTTCAATGTTGCGCGTGTGGGTATACCGTTAGTTAGAAGTAATAACTACTTAGGATGAAGTAATAAAGATAGAAGTAAGCCAAAAGTTATATGCCTCATCCTTCCCTAACTCTGTTCCATAGACTTATTGCATAAGTCAATAAAATTTGTCTTTCATCTGTGTTCATCTGTGTTCATCTGTGGTTAATTATCTAAAATCTGGCTGATGCAAGAAATCTGAGGCGAGAAAATGCAAATCGAACCAAAAGTTAATATTCTTCTGGTTGACGACTACCCAGAAAACTTGCTGACACTAGAAGCAATTCTAAGTGGCTTAAATCAAAATCTAGTCAGAGCATCTTCTGGAGAAGAAGCTTTACGCTGCATACTGCATCAAGACTTCGCCGTAGTTTTACTTGATGTACAGATGCCAGGGTTAGACGGATTTGAAACCGCCACCATGATTCGGCAAAGAATGCGATCGCAACATACCCCAATCATCTTTCTTACCGCCTTTCACAGCAATGATAATTTTATATATAAAGGCTATTCATTAGGCGCAGTTGATTATTTACTTAAACCGCTCGATCCTGAAATCTTAATTTCCAAAGTTACAGTATTTGTAGATTTATTTAAAAAAACCGCAGAAATAAAACGACAAGCAGCACAGCTTGAATCAGTTAATGCAGAACTCAATGAAAGTAAACAAACATTACAAGATTTTTTAGATAACGCCAACGATTTAATTCAAATCCTCTCGCTAGATGGACGTTTTACCTACGTCAATCGCACTTGGCAACAAACACTAGGTTATTCTTTAGAAGAAATTAGCAACCTCACTTATTTTGATATTATTCACCCCGCTCATCGTTCCAATCTAGAATTTGTAATCAAAGCCATTCAACTAAATAAAGAAAATTGTATAATTGATACAAAATTTATTACAAAAGACGGTAAAGAACTTGAAGTAGAAGGAAATTTAAACTGTCGATTTGAAGAAAATAAACCTATAGCAATTAGGTGTATATTTCGAGATATTAGTGAACGCAAACAAGCGGAAGAAACACGCGCTCAATTTGCTCGTGAACAGGCAGCACGGCAACAAGCGGAAGCTGCTAACCGCATGAAAGATGAATTTTTAGCAGTACTTTCTCACGAACTCCGTACCCCTCTTAACTCAATGTTAGGATGGGTACGATTATTACTTACTAGAAACTACGATCAAAAAGCTACTAATCAAGCGTTGCAAACTATAGAACGTAACGCTAAATTACAGGCGCAATTAATCGAAGATATTTTAGATGTTTCGCGCATTATTCAAGGCAAATTGCAGATACATCTACACCCAACAAATCTAGTAGCAGTTATTGATGCAGCAGTAGATGCAGTACGTCCTAATGCTGAAACTAAGGCGATTAAATTAGAAGCAATATATAATGATATTCCAGCAAATTCATCAGTTTTAGTACGAGGTGATTTTGCCCGCTTGCAGCAAATTTGCTGGAATTTATTAACTAATGCGATCAAATTCAGCCCACAAGGAGGGAAAGTCCAGATCACACTAAAATTACTTGAAAGAAATTTTGTACAAATACAAATTACGGATAATGGAATTGGTATTAGTAAAGAATTTTTACCTCATATCTTTGAGCGTTTTCGTCAAGCAGATAGTACCAGTACAAGATCGCAAGGCGGGCTTGGGCTAGGGTTGGCAATAGTACGTCACATTGTTGAACTACACGGTGGTAGTATTAAAGCTGAAAGTGAAGGTGAAAATAAAGGATCAACATTTACGGTAACATTGTCTCTTCTTTCTAATAAAATAGAAGAAAATAATGGTAAAGCAATTAGTGCCAAAAGCGACAATGAATTAAATTCAAATATTTCCATAAAACTTAATGAATTGCATATACTTGTAGTTGATGATGAACCAGATGCACTCAACTTACTAACTGTAGTATTTGCAGAATATGGAGCCAAAGTCACCACCGCAGCATCAGCTTCGCAAGCAATTGAATTAATTAAATCATTACAACCAGATATATTAATTAGCGATATTGGAATGCCTAACGAAGACGGCTATAGTTTAGTTAAAAAGGTAAGAGAACTTGAGAGTCAACAGGCGAGGGAAATTCCGGCGATCGCATTAACAGCTTATGTCACAAAAGAAGATAATAAACAGGCAATTTCATCGGGTTTTCAAATGCACTTATCCAAACCAGTTGATACAAACGCATTAATTACAGCAGTAGCAAAACTCGCAGGAAAAATGCCGATGATTAATCAAAAGTAGGGGTGGGTTGACAGATACCCTAAATTATACGCATAAATTCAAATAAACCCGCCCCAATCTCGTGAAAAAAACACCATGACAATCATATTGCTCATCCCCATATATTTGTCAGGGCGGGTTTATATATACTGTAATTATAAACAAGATCCTGGGCAACCCGCCCCTACAGAAACATTTACCATTTAGATGGATTATTTGGATGTAATTGATCCTGCTCCCAAGACAAAGGATTATTAATTATATATTCACAAATTCTATTAAAAGATTCTTCATTACGGATAATATGTTCATAATAATTACGCTGCCAAACCGGAACACCTATTGATTCTCTTAGTTGATTAATCCTGCGAGTAGAAGATGTTTTAAAACTCCTAATAACTTCAGATAATGGCTGATTACCTGATTCAATTAATTTGATAACTCCATGTATATGATTAGGCATAATTACAAACTCGCCTAACTCGACATTCCTAAACTTTTTAGCTATAATCTTCCAATTATATAGCACTACTTGACCATAATGACTTAACTCTACAGTGGAATTTACTACATGACCGAGTAAACATTCACGCTGCCAAATACAAATAGTAATAAAATATAACCCTGCTTGCGTATAGTCATATCCTTGCAAGCGAATTGAACGGCGATGATGTTTATATGGATTATATTTCATATTATGTTGGCAATAATGACTTGTTAGGGCTGGTTCATCTTAAATAATTGCTTGTAGCAAAAGATATCTGTCAACCCGCCCCTACATCAACCATATATGAGTTATTAACGATTAGATCCTCTTCAAAAATCAAGCCCACATTTTGTAGGGGCGGGTTGACAGACACCCTAAATTCTCTGCCTAATCTCAAATAAACCCGCCCAAATCGCGATAAAAAAACCATTAAAATTATATTGCTCACCCCCGTATATTTGTCAGGGCGGGTTTATATATCCTAAAATTATCGACGAGATCCTGGGCAACCCGCCCCTACAGCAACTGCATTTAATTAGATATACATTCAAAATTTAAAATTTGAAACAGCAGCAACCGCTAAACAACCCCATCCCACTAAAAATGCCACTCCCCCCAAAGGTGTAATAGCTCCCAGCCATTTAACACCAGTAAAACTGAGCGCGTAAAGACTACCTGAAAAAAGTACAATTCCTACAATAAAAGCTACACCAGAAGCAATAACACTCGCAGGAGTTGTTTGATAATGAGTTAACAGTAACGCCACTATTAATAATGCTAGAGCATGATACATTTGATAACGAGCGGCAGTTTCAAAAATTAAGAGCGATCGCTCCGTAAGTTTTTCTCTTAAAGCGTGAGATGCGAACGCACCAGCAGCCACAGACAAACCTGCTAAAATTGATGCGATCGCTAAAAAAATTCTAGTTATATCCATATACGATTTGTGCTTTTTACCTTAATGGTAACTTAACTAGAAATTTTGTCCCCTTCCCTACTTCACTCTCAACATCAATTGTGCCACCGTGAAGCTCTACATAGTTTTTCACTATCACTAACCCTAACCCTGTACCAGGAATATTACCAACATTTCTAGCTCGATGAAAAGACTCAAATAATTTAATTATATCTTCAGGAGGAATGCCAATTCCAGAGTCTTTAACCTGAAAAACAACAAATTCATCCTCAATTTTTAAGTGCAAGTCAACTACACTGCCTTGAGGGGAATACTTAATCCCATTAGAAATTAAATTGATGAAAATGTGTCGCAGCAACTTGTCGTCCATATAGACGATAAAACTACCTATTAAGCCGCCTAATTCCGCAGAGTCATTGATAAAATTAATAGTGTGGTGATTACTAGCATTAAATTGCATTTCCTCAATTAGCTCTTGGCAAAAATTGAATAAATCAAAGGATTGTGGAGTACAAAGTAGCTTTCCTGCTTCAGATTTAGCCAGCATTAAAACATCATCTAATAACTCAGTCATCTGATTTACGCTAGATCGAATCAGATGTATATAAGAAGTTTTTTGATCGTTATGGGAGTCTTGGCTGTAATATTCTAACAATTCACTAGCAGACATAATTGTAGTTAGTGGATTACGCAACTCATGGGAAGCAATAGAAATAAAGCGAGACTTGAGTTCATTAAGTTCTTTTTCCTTGGCTAATGACTTGCTAATTTCTGACTCAGCAATTTTGCGATCCGTAATATCGCGCCAGGAAGCAACAAAACCATCATTGAGTTTCGTAGCCTGAATCTCTAAACTTCTCGGCAAATATTTCTGGTTAAAAAAATCTGCATCAACCGAAATTTCTGTAACTAGAGATTTACCCGTTTCTACAACTTGGCAATACTGATCAAATAACTGATGATGATAAGGTAGTAATTCTAATAGGTTTTTCCCAACCTGTCCTTCTTTGGTCATGCCGTGAATAGCACAAGCCGCAGCGTTAACATATTCAACTAAAAAATCAATAATTTTGCCAGAGGAATCACGAACGCTGGTATATATGCCAAAACAATCTAGCAGATTCTCAACT contains:
- a CDS encoding REP-associated tyrosine transposase, with translation MKYNPYKHHRRSIRLQGYDYTQAGLYFITICIWQRECLLGHVVNSTVELSHYGQVVLYNWKIIAKKFRNVELGEFVIMPNHIHGVIKLIESGNQPLSEVIRSFKTSSTRRINQLRESIGVPVWQRNYYEHIIRNEESFNRICEYIINNPLSWEQDQLHPNNPSKW
- a CDS encoding hybrid sensor histidine kinase/response regulator, which codes for MRENKQTILIIDDCLEDRETYRRYLLQDSKYSYKIVEEEYGENGLELCSLIKPDVILLDFLLPDIDGLEFLNELKAKGDSSDVPVVMLTGQGNEAIAVQVMKSGASDYLVKGEMTPESLRLAIHNVVEQTRLRKQLAYSEHRFQTSVENLLDCFGIYTSVRDSSGKIIDFLVEYVNAAACAIHGMTKEGQVGKNLLELLPYHHQLFDQYCQVVETGKSLVTEISVDADFFNQKYLPRSLEIQATKLNDGFVASWRDITDRKIAESEISKSLAKEKELNELKSRFISIASHELRNPLTTIMSASELLEYYSQDSHNDQKTSYIHLIRSSVNQMTELLDDVLMLAKSEAGKLLCTPQSFDLFNFCQELIEEMQFNASNHHTINFINDSAELGGLIGSFIVYMDDKLLRHIFINLISNGIKYSPQGSVVDLHLKIEDEFVVFQVKDSGIGIPPEDIIKLFESFHRARNVGNIPGTGLGLVIVKNYVELHGGTIDVESEVGKGTKFLVKLPLR
- a CDS encoding HAMP domain-containing protein, translated to MPTAQATQDTDELDLKQLLRTLTAVKKGDFSVRMPIDQTGMAGKIADTLNDIIEMNERMANELDRISTVVGKEGKITERASLGSAGGSWQDSVNSINTLISDLVQPTAETARVIRAVANGDLSQTIALEIDGRQLQGEFLQTAHVVNTMVDQLSSFASEVTRVAREVGTEGKLGVQAEVKGVAGTWKDLTDSVNSMAGNLTAQVRNIAEVTTAVANGDLSKKITVDVKGEILELKNTVNTMVDQLNSFASEVTRVAREVGSEGKLGVQAEVRGVAGTWKDLTDSVNFMAGSLTAQVRNIAEVTTAVANGDLSKKITVDVKGEILELKNTINIMVDQLNSFASEVTRVAREVGSEGKLGVQAEVRGVAGTWKDLTDSVNSMAGNLTAQVRNIAEVTTAVANGDLSKKITVDVKGEILELKNTINIMVDQLSSFASEVTRVAREVGSEGKLGVQAEVKGVAGTWKDLTDSVNFMAGSLTAQVRNIAEVTTAVANGDLSKKITVDVRGEILELKNTVNTMVDQLNSFASEVTRVAREVGTEGKLGVQAEVKGVAGTWKDLTDSVNFMAGSLTAQVRNIAEVTTAVANGDLSKKITVDVKGEILELKNTINTMVDQLSSFASEVTRVAREVGTEGKLGVQADVPGVAGTWKDLTDSVNSMAGNLTGQVRNIAEVATAIANGDLSKKITVQVKGEILELKNTINTMVDQLSSFASEVTRVAREVGSEGKLGVQADVRGVAGTWKDLTDSVNFMAGSLTAQVRNIAAVTTAVANGDLSKKITVDVKGEILELKNTVNTMVDQLNSFASEVTRVAREVGTEGKLGVQAEVKGVAGTWKDLTDSVNFMAGSLTAQVRNIAEVTTAVANGDLSKKITVDVKGEILELKNTINTMVDQLNSFASEVTRVAREVGTEGKLGVQAYVRGVAGTWKDLTDNVNSMAGNLTAQVRNIAEVTKAVANGDLSKKITVDVKGEILDLKNTINTMVDQLSSFASEVTRVAREVGTEGKLGGQAQVTGVAGTWKDLTDNVNSMAGNLTAQVRGIARVVTAVANGDLKRKLMLDAKGEIETLADTINEMIDTLATFADQVTTVAREVGIEGKLGGQAKVPGASGTWRDLTDNVNELAANLTTQVRAIAEVAIAVTKGDLTRSISVEAQGEVAILKDNINQMIANLRETTQKNTEQDWLKTNLAKFTRMLQGQRDLETVSKLILSELAPLVNAQHGVFFLMDNSDRQTYLKLLSTYAYRERKHLGNRFRVGEGIVGQCALEKERILLTEVPGDYIKISSGLGESTPLNVVVLPVLFEGMVTAVIELASFRRFSEIHLTFLDQLTESIAIVLNTIAASMRTEELLKQSQSLAEELQAQQKELTETNKRLEQQAKSLKASEELLKNQQEQLQQSNEELEERSRLLSLQNREVERKNREIEHARQDLEAQAKQLALSSKYKSEFLANMSHELRTPLNSMLILARLLSDNPDKSLTPKQVEYAQTIHSAGADLLGLINDILDLAKIESGTMSVQIEQMLFSDLHIYIERTFTQISQDKGVSFIMQFDPLLPRGIYTDSKRLQQVLKNLLSNAFKFTERGQVTLKVFSATYGWSSDKDTLNHAETVIAFGVTDTGIGIPADKQKIIFEAFQQADGTTSRKYGGTGLGLSISREIAQLLGGEICLISTPGQGSTFTLFLPQTYQGGTEQLNKSVVEHPGVTVTLPDESVKPIEPVTSVTSTPPAVVTSLAGSTISALSDDRGNIEAGDRLILIIEDDINFARILLNMSREQGFKALVALNPISGLTMAREFKPNAIMLDIRLPEMDGWTVLDRLKHDPETRHIPVHVVSVEEEQVRARRLGAIAYLQKPVSSDAIKNAFAQINEFVKRQVKQLLVVEDNENQRHSIVELIGNTDVVTTAVATGAAALEALKTDKYDCLVLDLGLPDMTGLELLRQIKQESHLQNLPVIIYTGQELTRAEEIELKRMAETIIIKDVRSPERLLDETALFLHRVQGNLPEAKRQMLEQLHQTNHILIGKKVLIVDDDIRNIFALTSMLERYQMNILYAENGKDGIAVLQNTPDIDIVLMDVMMPEMDGYETMRAIRQNEQLRSLPIIALTAKAMKGDREKCIEAGASDYITKPVDTEQLISMLRVWVYR
- a CDS encoding response regulator; translation: MQIEPKVNILLVDDYPENLLTLEAILSGLNQNLVRASSGEEALRCILHQDFAVVLLDVQMPGLDGFETATMIRQRMRSQHTPIIFLTAFHSNDNFIYKGYSLGAVDYLLKPLDPEILISKVTVFVDLFKKTAEIKRQAAQLESVNAELNESKQTLQDFLDNANDLIQILSLDGRFTYVNRTWQQTLGYSLEEISNLTYFDIIHPAHRSNLEFVIKAIQLNKENCIIDTKFITKDGKELEVEGNLNCRFEENKPIAIRCIFRDISERKQAEETRAQFAREQAARQQAEAANRMKDEFLAVLSHELRTPLNSMLGWVRLLLTRNYDQKATNQALQTIERNAKLQAQLIEDILDVSRIIQGKLQIHLHPTNLVAVIDAAVDAVRPNAETKAIKLEAIYNDIPANSSVLVRGDFARLQQICWNLLTNAIKFSPQGGKVQITLKLLERNFVQIQITDNGIGISKEFLPHIFERFRQADSTSTRSQGGLGLGLAIVRHIVELHGGSIKAESEGENKGSTFTVTLSLLSNKIEENNGKAISAKSDNELNSNISIKLNELHILVVDDEPDALNLLTVVFAEYGAKVTTAASASQAIELIKSLQPDILISDIGMPNEDGYSLVKKVRELESQQAREIPAIALTAYVTKEDNKQAISSGFQMHLSKPVDTNALITAVAKLAGKMPMINQK
- a CDS encoding DUF423 domain-containing protein; its protein translation is MTRIFLAIASILAGLSVAAGAFASHALREKLTERSLLIFETAARYQMYHALALLIVALLLTHYQTTPASVIASGVAFIVGIVLFSGSLYALSFTGVKWLGAITPLGGVAFLVGWGCLAVAAVSNFKF